One stretch of Chryseobacterium indologenes DNA includes these proteins:
- a CDS encoding AraC family transcriptional regulator, with translation MERVTYFLVLFSAFSQLSFSQIRKTTFSEIRSSYEKKNIDDSSAMTEVRRYIQKAKSESSFSRLIQGYRDGRQFDYAHKAEYADSAIYASIRYGNSDDLSKDYLSRGIIYYFYKKNYRQALTEYLTAYQYSKTSADQYLKHKILYHLGTVKSHLGYYQEALIHFQKCIDFYGEKMDDPLHSNEIYNYKKAYFNSLHQLTVINRYLKNFEKSDSLSQLGYTITLNDKDFVLENSYFLKCIGISKYNQKDYRAARYDLERSLPAIIRRNDFAWASVVYFYLGKTDMVQRKASHAMIYFEKIDSIFNKEGFLIPEVYPTYQYLINFNRLEKNINRQLYYTNQLIKADSVINRDYPYLSEKIHRDYDRSILIDEKQILEKTSSRKIRIGQILILSVSLMLAFFIHRYQKERKTRKRYELLQKKMEDHSLITVNEEAEVNDSPEMRKTSLSPLLTKEIRQKLHKFESELMFIKKGLTEKSVAVKLGTNSHYLSIYINENKGMNFNKYMAELRINYITKLLNSDPKYLNYRIEALAEECGIAARQNFSSLFVEINGIRPADYIKNRKKDLGIS, from the coding sequence ATGGAAAGGGTTACATACTTTCTCGTATTATTTTCTGCTTTTTCACAACTTTCATTTTCACAGATTCGCAAGACGACTTTCAGTGAGATCAGAAGTTCATACGAGAAAAAAAACATTGATGATAGCAGTGCTATGACTGAGGTACGCAGATATATCCAAAAAGCAAAATCAGAGTCCAGTTTCAGTAGACTTATACAAGGTTACAGAGATGGACGTCAATTTGACTATGCCCATAAAGCAGAATATGCGGATAGTGCAATCTATGCGAGCATTAGATATGGGAATAGCGATGATTTGAGCAAGGATTACCTCAGTAGGGGGATCATCTATTACTTTTATAAAAAAAATTACAGGCAGGCACTTACTGAATATTTAACAGCCTATCAATATTCGAAAACTTCTGCTGACCAATACCTAAAGCATAAGATACTGTACCATTTAGGTACTGTCAAAAGCCATTTGGGATACTATCAAGAAGCGTTGATCCATTTTCAAAAATGCATAGATTTTTATGGTGAAAAGATGGATGACCCCCTTCACAGCAATGAAATCTACAATTACAAAAAGGCCTACTTCAATAGTCTTCATCAGCTGACGGTAATCAACAGATACCTCAAAAATTTCGAGAAAAGCGACAGCTTAAGTCAGTTGGGCTACACTATCACTTTAAATGACAAGGATTTTGTTTTGGAAAACAGTTATTTTCTAAAATGCATAGGCATATCAAAATATAATCAGAAGGATTATAGAGCCGCGAGATATGATCTTGAAAGATCATTACCCGCTATTATTAGAAGGAATGATTTTGCATGGGCTTCTGTAGTTTATTTTTATTTAGGCAAAACCGATATGGTCCAGCGAAAAGCTTCACATGCGATGATCTATTTCGAAAAGATAGATTCAATTTTCAACAAGGAAGGGTTTTTAATTCCCGAAGTATATCCGACCTATCAATATCTCATTAATTTTAACAGATTGGAGAAAAACATCAACAGACAGCTTTATTATACTAACCAGCTGATTAAAGCTGATAGTGTGATCAATAGAGATTACCCCTATCTATCCGAAAAAATTCACAGAGATTATGACCGAAGCATTTTAATTGATGAAAAACAGATCTTAGAGAAAACCAGCAGCAGGAAGATAAGGATTGGACAAATTTTAATTTTATCAGTATCCTTGATGTTGGCTTTCTTTATCCACCGCTACCAAAAAGAGCGAAAAACAAGAAAGCGGTATGAACTTTTACAGAAAAAGATGGAAGATCACTCCTTGATCACTGTAAATGAGGAAGCTGAAGTCAATGACTCTCCTGAAATGAGGAAGACAAGTCTTAGCCCTTTACTTACAAAAGAAATTCGGCAAAAATTGCATAAATTTGAGAGTGAACTGATGTTCATCAAGAAGGGATTGACAGAAAAATCGGTGGCTGTTAAGTTGGGTACCAATTCTCATTATCTGTCTATCTATATCAACGAAAATAAAGGAATGAACTTTAATAAATATATGGCTGAACTAAGGATCAACTACATCACCAAACTGCTGAACAGTGATCCAAAATATCTTAATTACCGAATAGAAGCATTGGCAGAAGAATGCGGTATTGCAGCCAGACAAAACTTTTCCAGCCTGTTCGTTGAAATCAACGGGATCCGACCTGCGGATTATATCAAAAACAGGAAAAAAGATCTGGGAATCAGTTAA